The sequence below is a genomic window from Cygnus atratus isolate AKBS03 ecotype Queensland, Australia chromosome 4, CAtr_DNAZoo_HiC_assembly, whole genome shotgun sequence.
AGGATTCAGATGCaaccactttaaaaataatgcagtaaAACTACTACCTGATTTTTAGAGCAAATATGTAATTTAACAACTGTTTTAGTAATGGAGAAATCTTAGCATTCTTGGGAAAACAATGTAAGTTTTGAGAACTTCTACCTCTTGTTGGCAGAATCAACCAGAAGTCCAAGTCTCAGATATCTGAAGCCTTTCCACCTCACTAttttcccttcccactgccCTTTGTAAAGCCATTTTGGGTTATTCTGTAGAACATACACTGCGAGTAGAGTACAGTGTGTATTATAAAAACCTCTCGCTTCTTGCATCTATAGCAGCAACACATTGTGAGCAAACAGCTCCTGAGCACAGCAGTTATCTGCCTAAGAGGCAGTTTGCTGCCATATCCATCTGTTGTTCATGTCATGCTTAttctttcctccatttttaGTGACAGTTTTCTTTGCTGGTAGAACGAAGAGGTATAACTCTAcctctgcctttattttttgaCTCAAATTCAGTTGAAGAGCTGTTCCTACTGATCTTTCTTAAGCTTGTGCATTAAGATCTATTATACAAATACATTGATATGTTTTGTAAAATAGGATTATGTAAGATAGAGATTCTGAAGAACATGGTATTGGTGTTTTCTTAGGTCTTATtctcatttcagtattttgagaTTAAACGTACCATAACAGTTCTCTGAACCCTTAATTTGCTTCAGCAAAGgtcttcaatgctgtacatcAGGAAAGCACCTCCAAAACCTTAccatatttttacagttttcaagTGGATTCTAGGAGTGAGGGTCACCCTTGGTTCATGCCACTGTCACCAACTACAGGCTTCATGAGAAGGTAGTGACTTAGCAACACAGGTACATGAGATGTACTTAGTAATCAATTTTCTAAAGGATGgaacacagctttctttttttcttgcccctttttttttttaaaggaacagctCCTTCCAGCtatttttctcatgtaaatGCAATTGTCcagcttttcttcagctctaGAAATCTGGCGGTTGTCTTATGCAGAtgaccatttttatttattaaataaccacacacaacagaaatgtttctagAATAACCCTAGAAAGGGGtccctttcctgttttcttgtttggaaaATAACCTTTTCCTAGAAATGGAGACTATATTGTTATAGAAATCAAAGTGCAAGTGCAGGCATAGTGGGCAAGAATCAGATACAGTTAACAAGAAGGCAACAAACCATGTCATGGGTTTGGTGAGAGCACTGAGATCAGTCCTGTAACTCTACAGAACTCCAAgccattctttttccttcccactgaCAGGTTTCAAGCTCATGCAGTGAGCAACCTCCaagtcatttttctcctttggaacATCGTTTCTGGAGTTGTCCAGAAATTTGCTATGGAAGACAAATATTCTCAAGagataaatgattttcttcttggaaaCCAGAACTTCAGCATTAAAGAGTTTACAAGGAAAAATGGGTTTTATTTAAACCACAGCACATTGCTAGAATGTGAATTCTTTGGAAAGACATGTCACCCAgaggtaaatatttttccttttattacatCAGAAGCacggaggggaaggggatgtATTCTTACCACTCAACTTCAGACACCTGGTTTTGCCAGCTACTCCCCCTGCCTTCCCTTCACAGTTGGTCAATTGAGAGAAAACATCCTGCTCTAAACCACCCTGAGGAgcaccccagctctgccagtgaCCACAGAGGCAGCCCGCGGGCCTACCTGAGCTGTAATATggaatttcagtttaatttgctCTCCGCCTAGTCCCACGTCTGCATAGATAGCAGCCTTTGAAAACTGTCATGCCTCCAGGCTTCATGCAGCAACCTTTCCCGTCAATGGCCTATAACCAACATCAGTGTGAATGGAGTTTTTTTGCACGACATGGTTGCGTTGTTGCACTCAACTGATGTAATTAGTtctgcaacagcaacaaaagaatATGATCCTCTTATTTGTGTCTCAGTTCTGCCATACAACAACTCCCAACTCCAATAGAAtatatgaacagaaaaatcagtccCATATTCTTGCAGGTTAGCCTTATTCTTAGCACTGCCTtgggcgggggtggggggggtgggggggtggagactaaaccaaaaaaaacactagtAAATCACTATGTAAGAGATGGACTAATgaaattttaagtgattttttcttttattttacacttccctatttttctttattgaaggattttgaacatattttcaCTGAATATGGAAACTGCTTTACTTTTAATTACAATGGTCTTCCAGCAAGAAGTGTGAGTTTGTCTGGAAGAGGCTTACGTTTACTTTTTGATGTCCAACAGGTACAGATATACCAATGATTATATACAAAATCATGTAATAATTCACAGATCagtagattttttgttttacacagaCCTTTAGAATTCCatgcacaaaattatttttcaagactATTCCTGtgtaaaagcatattttaaaggaaagatccaaaactagtttaaaaattctgaataaCTATTGACTGTGTCCCCAAACCAAATGGTGTAGAAAGTTGCAAGTgagcatatatacatatatatacacgaTTCAcctacagctgaaaaatatcagacaaataatataattttatacaaGCAACTCAGGATAGCATCTCTATCTCAGTAAAAGACCCACTAGGGGAGGTCACATGGTGCCAATTTCTAAGGAgtactgaatttttatttcagcagcatCTTAAGTGTCTCTTGTCAGCTAAGATCTGGTCTTTGCATTGTAAAGACCTTATTAGGATTGTCTTTGgtcacaaaatacagaaagctcAGGGAATATCACCTTATGAGATCAGGGAAGAAAACTAAAACTTAGAATGATAAGAGTTAGACATTCACTTTTGTTCTCTAGCAGCTATAGGGGAGAGGAGTGACAGGTTCTCAAGAGAGTAACGGAAAGCTTGCTGAAACATGGAGTAGTTGCAAGTAGAAGTAGTGAATTTCCAACTTATGAAAAAGGTTCATCTATGCCTTCTTGCTTTTGAAAGTGGGAgaggacagaaggaagaaaaaaacactaaaatttaGAGTAACTGGAAGGAAACCTACAAagttaataaagaaaattcGAGTCAGCTTACTTCTACATTTTCCTGTGAATTGCTAAAGATGTAACAAGAGAAATAAgaccaaataataataataatataagcAGCACCATTTTAAATATAGCTTAAACTTCAGAGCATAAGCAAAGccaaaactatttaaaatacttctttttgtATCAGGAGCAATTCACTGATGATCCCGCCCTTGGTTATACTGATGCTGGCATCACTTTTGTTATCCATTCACCCAAAGAGGTTCCACGCTTTGATGGTTTAGGTTTATTAACACCAGTCGGCATGCATGCACAGGTCGCAATCCGCCAGCTGAAGGTAAGCACCTTGTCCATCAGGTGGAAATATTAGTCTGTACCATTGCTAATCTTTTCCAAGGCATGGCAATAAATTACAAACTTTTGcagttatttaatatttatcatGCCACAGCGAGTCCTAAGAATAACATTTCAACCAGCTATATAAAAAACCCACCAACaaacctgttatttttttccaagatattAATGGCCTGCCTAATCTGTTTTTACTCAAGTTAACCTCTCACAGTCTCACTGACACAACAATACAAAGATAGTGCTGTAGCATCAATATGTTCCATCACAGCTAATTTTGTATCAGATTCCTGATAGTCCTTTCCTGATACAATCAGAGAAGACTACCCCGCTGCACTGGGCTGTCCGATCAGGTCCTGGTTTTGCTGTGTGAGAGTGACGATGATTTTATAATCCTAAAAGCATAAACTGTAATCCCCTCCAATTAAATCACGATATTACTGCTTATGTCTTAAACAGGCTTCTTTTAGCACTGTAAAATGTGATAAAGCAATAtctaaattaaaagagaaatttataTATTCTGTTATTATTACTTTACAGTCAATTATCCAAGAATACCCATGGGGAGAGTGCAAGCCTGATATAAAGCTTCAGTACCAGAATATTTATAGTACTAATGGCTGTTTGCAGGAATGCAAGGCCCGGTACATACAGGACTGGTGTGGCTTTTTGCCTTTCATTCTCCCAGGTATTTTTTTAGGACTACCATATGCTCTAATTAATGACTATCTTGCTAGGAGAACTAACTCAATATTGAATGGTAAAGGAGACAGGGTACATCTTTGTGGGATATTTACAACTTGGAttatttaatttacttaaatctttttttttttttaaattcagagaaaaacagcaagataTTTGGTCAACTCTAGACTTAGCATCTGTCCATTAACTATTTTTAGGATACACACCAAAAATCTTGAAAAAGATAAGTTGGTGTCTGAGTAATCTTCCATGAAGTTTGAAACCTTTGCTGAAACATGTGGGATGTAATCATAAATTACATCTAcccattttgttttgtattttcaccACTAAGACAGAAATTCCTTAGCAAGCTAATACAAAGAGTGAGCCACAGCCTTAAAGGCAGTTCTAGCTGGCAAACCTAACAATAATGTTCAGTCCTCCAGTGAGCCTCTTGGCTTGGTCTATTGTCCTCTATTGCTATGTACCCCTTGTGGTGTAAATGCACTGTGCCCTACTGAATTGTTTTCTCAGTTGTACAAAGAGAAGCACAAAGTGGTGTCTAGGCTTTGATgacattatttttcagtttagcaCAAATAGAGCTAATGGCTAGATTGTTGATTTAAGTTCCTAAagttacttgtttatttttaaggcaatGGAACCGAATGTGATTTGCTGAAGTTTTACAATTGCGTTTACCCTGCAGTCTGTAAGTATtaatttcatattcatattttctaagCCAATTCCAAACAGTAGAAAATATCTATCAGTTAAAATACTCAAAGTAGTACTGAAATGGAGTACATCCTAGTTCATTTAAGATTCTGAAAACGAAGATCAGAGACAGTAATGAAAAGTTTggtaactgttaaaaaaaaatactaaatcaCTGGACTTTAAGATTctatagttaaaaaaataaaaatgaaatgaatcatatattttcaaaatgcttcaaatATAATTCTTTTTCATGAGCAAATAATCCACACACAGTAGATATGAAATTCTTAAGTCACTACAGCAGACTTCCTGGAAAATACTGTGAGCGATAATCTGAGAAGTAACTTCTCATGAGTTTTGGAAATACTCCTTTTTAATTCTTATGGATTCAGCTATGTGATGTGACTCTCTCTTCCCAGAAGAATGAACGATTAGGAAACCACGTAGATTAACAAGTTTATTCCTGGAGGAAGAGAGTGCTTCAAATTGTCACCTAACAGGCTGAGATACTTCCTTTTCCCCAGCATGCTAACATGAGAAGCCCACATACAGAGGGAAGGCGCAGCAGCTGCCACTACACCAGGGCAAACAGAGCACCACAGGCAGGAGGTTACAGTACTCACCTCAGAGTGGAGGCCTTTAGGTTACAGTTTATGCTTCAGGAAGTATTTATGccttaccatttttttctccattgattttctgcagcttttccagaTTTACTCagtgatttctttctgttaaagCCTTGTCAGAGGAATGGCCTCCCAGAGCAGTCACAGCTGCAGAATTTTGTCACATCTGTTTGGTATTTGAGGAAACAGAAGGATCCCCCTCAGCTGACTTAAGCCCAAAAGTAAAAGGACAGGGGTGTTAAGTGAGCTCAGTTTAGCAAAACTTTTATGAAGTTATCAGATGACAGTAAATTACCACTGACACTGCTCTAGAACCTACTCCTGTGCGTTGAAAAGAGCTAGGCAAACATCAAAACCAAGGATTATAAGCCTAAGTATGTAACCAGAAGGCTAGCACAGAACACGGGCACCCTTCTGTTGTTCTACTGATAAATCATGGATGAGAAAGAGTAAGTGCATAAAGTCTTAATGAAGGTGAAAAGACTTGTGAGTGCTGAATTTCTGTAGGGGGGCATAGAAAGGGGgaataaatcaaaaccaaaaatttcAACCCTTAATACTGTGCTCCAGCTACCTAAGTGCCTTTTACAAATACGTGTTTCTTCCTTCAAACTTGTAGGTACCAACCTTTCTAGGGATAATTAACCAAAGTCTTTATTAAAGGCATTTTGTAAGGTTAAGAAAAGTCCTAACACTGTGTGTTGCTTTAGAAACATGCAAGTTCTTTCTCCTGAAATTTCAGATGATATAGAGATAAAAGGATTGTGCACAGTAGGAACTCACAATTCCACTTGTCCTGCCCCTTGTGAAGAAATGGAATATCCTACCACTGTCACCTATTCAagttttggaggagaaaaagccataaaatacatttctgcaaagctgaagaaaagccCAGAATACATCAGGTAATCTTGCTTAACACTTTGTCTAATAAGGAAATAATCCATTACATCCAAGTGTGTGAACAGAGTGTATGATGCAAATgtgaccttttaaaaatatactctGAAGTGTGTGCGATTTAACATGTTGTCTGCAATGTAACCAGTCTTGTCTAAGAGATTAGTTTAAGATTTAGGCATGTTCATGTAGGTCTAAACTCTACTTAGATACATCTAAGACCTGTGGATAACATAAAATAGATACCTCAGTTGGAAAGTAATGTTCTATGCTACCTTTTGCgttatttttaatcattctttGCAATTAGGTATAAAGAAATAGCAGGGTTATCAAACCTATTCACAACCCACATGAGCAATCCACCCAACAAAGACGACAGATTTTTCACACCTGAAGTCAGTGAACAATCTAAATCGATGCTAGATAAAGTCCTTCTTTCTCTCAGTGCATTAccaaaaaaagcttcaaatgCTCTGAAGAGCTAGGTTTTATTGTGATAAAAATGTCACAagtttaaaattcttttctatTGTTAGTAAAATCTGTTGATACTGTttac
It includes:
- the ASIC5 gene encoding acid-sensing ion channel 5, which produces MDQLGRFTQLDAKGKLEKIRLYLIKKLQPCLEDRRRYHQEFASSTSFHGVQNIVRRRSRTHRGLWLLVVTGCLGIVIWQICSRFIYYFSWPTTTTVVVQYVENVKFPAVTFCNLNRFQAHAVSNLQVIFLLWNIVSGVVQKFAMEDKYSQEINDFLLGNQNFSIKEFTRKNGFYLNHSTLLECEFFGKTCHPEDFEHIFTEYGNCFTFNYNGLPARSVSLSGRGLRLLFDVQQEQFTDDPALGYTDAGITFVIHSPKEVPRFDGLGLLTPVGMHAQVAIRQLKSIIQEYPWGECKPDIKLQYQNIYSTNGCLQECKARYIQDWCGFLPFILPGNGTECDLLKFYNCVYPAVYDIEIKGLCTVGTHNSTCPAPCEEMEYPTTVTYSSFGGEKAIKYISAKLKKSPEYIRQNLVLIDIKYHDLSYKITQQQKALSVSELLADVGGQLGLFCGASMITLIELLEYIFTNFCWVCIFLLLKAPEMPQWNNPSQNQPTHKEKNTGIQEC